The sequence GCATCCAGGCCGCTGAGGGGTCCCAGAGCTCTGCGAAGAGAAGGCTGGGCACCGTTTTCGGCCCGGCGGAATCAGCGCCGGCCGCCTGCAGCCTCTCTGACTGGCTTTCCTGGACAGGAGGCGATTTGTGAGCCGAAGCCCAGCGGGACGATTTGCGCCCCTTGCTGTGGCTCGCCACCGCTTCCCCCTGAGGTTGGCCCTGGCAGCCCGGACCCGGCAGAGGCCCGCCCTGAGCGGCGTGAGCGTGGCCTCTTCCGGGTTGCTTCCCGGGCACAGCGGGCTCAGGGCCCTCGGGCGTCGGGAGGGGAGCGGTGCGCGTTGGAGGGTCCCGACGGGGGCCGGAATCAGCTGGGGCCGTTCTGGGGCGCTTTCTCTCGGCTCTGGGCTCGCGACTGGGAGACCTCGGGTGAGGTCTCTGTTGTCCCGGAGGTGTTCTGCGTGCTGTCCGTCCGTGCTGAGGGCTGTGAGATGGGCTCCTGGGGGCCGTCGCGTTTTCTGGGAAGCCCCAGGCCTTTTCCTGGTCCTGGAGAGCCTCCCCGAGGCGCTGTCGGGAAGCGCTGTCCTCAGCGTCCTGTGGGTCAGGCCCGGTGTTTCGGTCCACAAGCACCAGCTTCTTCCACCGGGCCGCTAAGTCTCTGGCAAAGTCGCCCACGTGCTGGTGCTTCCGCAGGCGCTTCACCGTCTTTCTGATTCCAGTCTCCGCCAGGATGTCTGCCGTCATGGGCAGGGCGGAgagtttctgcaaatatttctccagctTTTTTGGGTTCGTCTTCGTGGCCAGACGCACCTGCAGCTTCTGCACTGCGCGCAGCGTAGTGGAGCCTGCCGCCATCTCAGCAGAGCTGTGCAGGCGTCGCTGTCCTCGCGTTCGCGGCTCTGTCCTCGGGGCGGCGGGACACGAAGTCTGGGGTGGCCGGTCCTCGCTGCCCGGTCGCCAGGCAGCGACCTCGGGATGTGGAGTCACAGCCTGGCGCGAGCTCGGTCCTCGGAGCAGTGGGCCACTGGTTCCGGGGCGCTGGTCCTCGCGGACCGCAGGCCTCGGGGCGTGGAGTCCCCACAACCTGGAGCGAGCTGGGTCCTCGGAGCAGCGGGCCACTTGGTCTGGAACGCCGGTCCTTGCAGACAGCTGAGCAGGCCCGCTTCTGTCCCTCGGGATGTGGAGCCGCAGCCTGGAGTGACCTCTGCGCTGCGCCGTCCGAGGCGGAATGCAGCTGGGCTGCCAGAGCCCGGCCTTATATAGCCAGCCCCGGGCCCACCCAGGACTCAAGCCCTGACCCCCTTGGGCCTTGGGCAGCCCCGCCCCAATACGAATTCATTCCGTCAGCCCAACGCAGCCAATCGGGACGGTCCACGCCAGGTGGACTGCTGTGCCCGGCAGGTTCATTAGGTTAATTGCAGCCTGGACACACCCCACTGAGTTCTACCGTTGGCCCTCCTTGTTCCCAGCCCCCGCATCTGTGGATTCCCAAAGACACAGACAGAATCCCCTTGGGAGTAAAAGCGAAAATAACAACACCGCAAGACAAAATCGTAGGAAGGAGAACCAACAGAGGAGGACAACTCTTTACCTGGGATTGCCGTCGTGTGAGGGGACTTGGAAACATTCGTAGAAAAGTGGgattaagggagaaaaatgaaaaaggtgtATTTTACTTCTCGACCCCGTCTCCATCAACTTCGAGACCCTTCTGGAAGCAGTGTCTCCTCCCCGCCGTCCAGCCCATCCCTAAAGCCCCCAGGGTCCTGGGAATGTAACTGTTTCCATGCAATCTTTCTTCCGTTGTTAACTGAAGAAAACTGGGTGCCCTTTACAGGTTTTCTAAGACAAGGAAACGAAAAGAAGTCAGCAGGCGCCAAATCAGGACGGTAAGGTGGACGCCTCGTGATTTCCCATGGCAAGTCTTGCCCAGCTGCCCTCGTTGGAAGAAAGGCATGAGCAGGAACGTTGTCGTGGTGGAGAAGAACTCTCTGGTGGGGACCTTCTccgctccagctttggctaactCTCTGAAAAGGCTCTGCCAGTGAGCAGATGTGATCAgggtttggccctccagaaagccaACGAGGAGAATCCCTCTGGCATCCCCCCCCAAACGGTGGCCATGACCTCCGCTCTTGACTGCTCCTCTGTGGCTTCGGCTGGAGCACTGCCACCTCTTGCTAGCCACGGCTTCGTGCTTGGTCTTCAGGATCCTGCCGGGTAGAGCCAGGTTTCGTCTCCTGCTGCCAATCttggaagaaatgcttcaggatcttgctcCCACCGGTTGTTTAAAATCTCCTCGGAAAGGCTTGCTCTGGCCTGCAGCTGATATCGGCGCCACGGTTTGGGCAGCCGAGTTCCACTCTCACCTTTCAGTCCGAATGGGGAAAACACAACCATTTGAAGTATGAGGATTCGGGTGTTAAGCCTTTTCTGAGAATTACCCTCCGTGTTGTGTAGAGAAATAGGTAAATTTGCTGTGTTTCCAGACTTCCGGCTACCTCACGAAGAGGATCCTAGTGCAATACTGGCCATGCTTCCGGAGCTCCCAGAATGAGGATTGTTTTGTAAATAGGTGGGAAGAGAATTGAGCTGTCCTGGGTCAGTGTAGCAATGTTACAGCAGGATCCTTAGGTTGATGCTGAATTCTATTCTGGGGCAGGTTTATGTGTTGTGTGGGGgttgtttcctttctgtcttttggagCGGGTGTGTCGCAGTGGGAGCAGGGATCTGCTGAGGTCTGTCTCGTTCTCCAGTAATGAATgagtttaatgggtgcagccgcTGTTTTCAGTAGCACGCCAGTGGGGGCATCGATGAGCTATGAGGAGCTAGAGCTTGCTCGGATTGCttccttgtgtttgtgttttgagttgTGTTTGCTTGTTTCGTGCTTGTTCTCCATTTCGGCAGGGGAAACGATTTTCCAGGAAGGAAGGTTGTTGccagtggaaaacaatttggttccGAGGGACTGGGGTTtctggctgggagtggggaggggctgcagggtgATCGGTGGCCACTCCACCTCCTCCAGAGAGAGCGTGTGGCTTCTCTGCCTTGGGGAGGATATTCTGCTCTCTTGTGAGTTTTGCAGGCCACCTGAGATTCTCTCTTGAATTGCTGTCAAGAAATAGGGACGGGCGTTGTCTCTGGCCCTTGCTGGGGAAGGTtttctgaggttttgtttttcaattttgagacggagtttggcttctgttgtccagcctggagcgcagtggtgggatctgggctcaccgcaaaccccgcctcccgggttcaagcgattctcctgtctcagccccctgagtagctgggattacaggcgctcgccagcaAGCCCAACCGAGTTTCgtctttttagaagagacgggatatcctcaggttggtcaggctggtctgcaactcctgacctcaggtggtccgccggcctcgacctcccaaagccacGGGAATACAGGcgcgagtcaccgtgcccggacaTGTCTGAGTTTTACGCGGTCGCTGACTGGATTATGTCCCCTTCCCCGGAACGgatgcttttctgtcttccttaagGGTAGCATCTCTGTGGCACCCCGTTTCTGGCTCCTTCCGTGTTCTTCAGGCTTGAAGGCCTCCTTTGACGTGCACCGGCATCCACTCAGGTGCCTGCTTCCAGGAGCTTCCCAGCCCCCATGCTGCTGACAGCCCAGGGTACAGGACTTTGATCTCTTCTGCTGCCCTTGCTCGGTTTTGCCTTGCGGCTTAtgtctttgtatttctctctctacccCTCACTGTCGGTAACGCCTAAGAACGAGGTTTACTtaatggggggggggggtgtgcgcgcgtgcgtgtttgtgtgtgtgcgcgcgcgtgtgtgtgtgcgtttgtgtgtgtgtctttgtttgtgtgtatgtgtgtgtgtcgtaTCTGGCACACGGACCTGTGACTACCAGCCCGCGTGAAGCCAACAAATGCCCTGAGTTAGAAGGCAAACGTTCACCAAAGCTTGCAGGAGCTGGTAGGAGGTGAAGTCAAGGTAGTTAACCCGGTCATCTCATGGGAATTAGAAACTCTGGTTGGCAGGTTTAGACTTCCTGATCGAGAACCTAAATAAGCTGATTAAGGTGTCGCCATTCTTTCACAGGGGTTCTGGGTGAAAAGATTGGGAATGACTCTAGTAAAAGTGTTTTGACTTAAGGAACGTACCAGTTGTTAGCATTTATGTATGAAAGCCAAGAGTTCCTTTCTTCAAACAAACAGCAGTTTTCTTTGAGGTGTGCTCTggttgtgtcatccaggctggagtgcagtggaatgaggaagggtcaccgcaacctccgcttggccagctcaggcgatcctgccacctcagccctttaaggagctgggaccacaggggccgtgccaccacgccgggctaattttggtatcttttgtggagacggggcttctccgtttggcccagcctggtccccacctcctgggctcaagcgatctgctttcCTCGGCCTCCCGGAGGAGGATGGCTCACGATTAGAGGatcatgcccggccttttatctaaaagaaaacaacaacagtaacaagacATTTTGCGTAGTCGGAGTTATCAGTGTCAACTGATGGATTGAGAGTTTGTGTCTAAGAAGTCCCTGTGTGCTCCATGATTTCAGAAGAGAGAACAAACGGCAAAAGGGACTCTCACATCTCGTACCTGATTTATGATGGCAACTAGGGCGTTGTTTAAAAAACGGTCGGTGAACCACCAAAGCAGAGTTGATCCGAACGCGTTCATAATATCTTCTGAATTCTGAGGTGTCCTCCAAGCAGGGAGGCAGTGGCCGGGTGTGGGAGGCAAAAATCACAGGGCCAGCGCTTGACACCTGCAGAATTCAGAGGCTCAACTTTGCACCCAGCCAAGGGTCCTGGTGTCCATTGGAAGTTTCGTTCCCCAACCCGCGTTGACTTTGCATTGGTCCTCCTCCCCCCAGATTTTATGTGTAAGGCAAGTCCTGAGTTTATCGTCGGGAGAATCTTCTCTTGTAGTCTCGAACTGCCTTGGCCATCAGCGGGGCCACTTTCTTGGCAGCCTGTTTCCGGGTCTTGGCCGCGGGCGCCGCGTGCTCATTGCTGCTGCTCAGGCAGGGGTTGACCCGCTTCTCAGGGGGCCCGTGAAGgacgttgctgctgctgctgctgctgctgctgctgctgccgccgccgccgccgccgccgccgccgtccccGAGGCCGGAGGCAGCCTGGCTGCTTCCTGCGGGCTGGGGGGCTGGCTTGATCTCCCCGTTTCCGGGGTCAGCGGCTCCTGCAgacttctcttccctcctggaAGCATCATAAGGCGTCTtggccacagagttgaaacagatCATCTTTGTCTGTCGGCCGCTGGGTTTGTTTTCAAGTGCAGATCGGATTTTCGTGGTCACTACTCGCAGCCGCTGCTCTCGGGCGTCGCGAAGCCGCAGGTACAGCTCCCGCCAAGACTCGTGCTCCCGCGGCTTTTCTCCCTTGAAGTCCTGGAGACAATGAATCCTCCATAATTCATCTGTCTCTCGAGCGAGTGCGTGGTTGTCTTTCTCTGTGCGATACAGCTGATCAGGCGTCCACCCTTCCGGAACGGGTTCAAGAACCGAGTAGGCGACCCCTCCCACGTCGCCGAGGGCGTCCGGATTGTTTCTAAGCACCGGGAGGCACTGCTGGCGCAGCGTCAGCAcctggagctggcaggcaggccTGGAGCCCGAGTACACCTGCAGCCTAGCATTCACTCTGCGTCCAGGGAAAGCGGCTTCCTCCTGGAACGTTGGCGCGGAGAGTGCTTCTGGCTCTGCCTGGGAGGTCATGGCCTCAAAAGCGGACAGCAGATCGTAGTTGGCCTGCATCCAGGCCGCTGAGGGGTCCCAGAGCTCTGCGAAGAGAAGGCTGGGCACCGTTTTCGGCCCGGCGGAATCAGCGCCGGCCGCCTGCAGCCTCTCTGACTGGCTTTCCTGGACAGGAGGCGATTTGTGAGCCGAAGCCCAGCGGGACGATTTGCGCCCCTTGCTGTGGCTCGCCACCGCTTCCCCCTGAGGTTGGCCCTGGCAGCCCGGACCCGGCAGAGGCCCGCCCTGAGCGGCGTGAGCGTGGCCTCTTCCGGGTTGCTTCCCGGGCACAGCGGGCTCAGGGCCCTCGGGCGTCGGGAGGGGAGCGGTGCGCGTTGGAGGGTCCCGACGGGGGCCGGAATCAGCTGGGGCCGTTCTGGGGCGCTTTCTCTCGGCTCTGGGCTCGCGACTGGGAGACCTCGGGTGAGGTCTCTGTTGTCCCGGAGGTGTTCTGCGTGCTGTCCGTCCGTGCTGAGGGCTGTGAGATGGGCTCCTGGGGGCCGTCGCGTTTTCTGGGAAGCCCCAGGCCTTTTCCTGGTCCTGGAGAGCCTCCCCGAGGCGCTGTCGGGAAGCGCTGTCCTCAGCGTCCTGTGGGTCAGGCCCGGTGTTTCGGTCCACAAGCACCAGCTTCTTCCACCGGGCCGCTAAGTCTCTGGCAAAGTCGCCCACGTGCTGGTGCTTCCGCAGGCGCTTCACCGTCTTTCTGATTCCAGTCTCCGCCAGGATGTCTGCCGTCATGGGCAGGGCGGAgagtttctgcaaatatttctccagctTTTTTGGGTTCGTCTTCGTGGCCAGACGCACCTGCAGCTTCTGCACTGCGCGCAGCGTAGTGGAGCCTGCCGCCATCTCAGCAGAGCTGTGCAGGCGTCGCTGTCCTCGCGTTCGCGGCTCTGTCCTCGGGGCGGCGGGACACGAAGTCTGGGGTGGCCGGTCCTCGCTGCCCGGTCGCCAGGCAGCGACCTCGGGATGTGGAGTCACAGCCTGGCGCGAGCTCGGTCCTCGGAGCAGTGGGCCACTGGTTCCGGGGCGCTGGTCCTCGCGGACCGCAGGCCTCGGGGCGTGGAGTCCCCACAACCTGGAGCGAGCTGGGTCCTCGGAGCAGCGGGCCACTTGGTCTGGAACGCCGGTCCTTGCAGACAGCTGAGCAGGCCCGCTTCTGTCCCTCGGGATGTGGAGCCGCAGCCTGGAGTGACCTCTGCGCTGCGCCGTCCGAGGCGGAATGCAGCTGGGCTGCCAGAGCCCGGCCTTATATAGCCAGCCCCGGGCCCACCCAGGACTCAAGCCCTGACCCCCTTGGGCCTTGGGCAGCCCCGCCCCAATACGAATTCATTCCGTCAGCCCAACGCAGCCAATCGGGACGGTCCACGCCAGGTGGACTGCTGTGCCCGGCAGGTTCATTAGGTTAATTGCAGCCTGGACACACCCCACTGAGTTCTACCGTTGGCCCTCCTTGTTCCCAGCCCCCGCATCTGTGGATTCCCAAAGACACAGACAGAATCCCCTTGGGAGTAAAAGCGAAAATAACAACACCGCAAGACAAAATCGTAGGAAGGAGAACCAACAGAGGAGGACAACTCTTTACCTGGGATTGCCGTCGTGTGAGGGGACTTGGAAACATTCGTAGAAAAGTGGgattaagggagaaaaatgaaaaaggtgtATTTTACTTCTCGACCCCGTCTCCATCAACTTCGAGACCCTTCTGGAAGCAGTGTCTCCTCCCCGCCGTCCAGCCCATCCCTAAAGCCCCCCAGGGTCCTGGGAATGTAACTGTTTCCATGCAATCTTTCTTCCGTTGTTAACTGAAGAAAACTGGGTGCCCTTTACAGGTTTTCTAAGACAAGGAAACGAAAAGAAGTCAGCAGGCGCCAAATCAGGACGGTAAGGTGGACGCC comes from Pongo pygmaeus isolate AG05252 chromosome 17, NHGRI_mPonPyg2-v2.0_pri, whole genome shotgun sequence and encodes:
- the LOC129018897 gene encoding elongin-A3; this translates as MAAGSTTLRAVQKLQVRLATKTNPKKLEKYLQKLSALPMTADILAETGIRKTVKRLRKHQHVGDFARDLAARWKKLVLVDRNTGPDPQDAEDSASRQRLGEALQDQEKAWGFPENATAPRSPSHSPQHGRTARRTPPGQQRPHPRSPSREPRAERKRPRTAPADSGPRRDPPTRTAPLPTPEGPEPAVPGKQPGRGHAHAAQGGPLPGPGCQGQPQGEAVASHSKGRKSSRWASAHKSPPVQESQSERLQAAGADSAGPKTVPSLLFAELWDPSAAWMQANYDLLSAFEAMTSQAEPEALSAPTFQEEAAFPGRRVNARLQVYSGSRPACQLQVLTLRQQCLPVLRNNPDALGDVGGVAYSVLEPVPEGWTPDQLYRTEKDNHALARETDELWRIHCLQDFKGEKPREHESWRELYLRLRDAREQRLRVVTTKIRSALENKPSGRQTKMICFNSVAKTPYDASRREEKSAGAADPGNGEIKPAPQPAGSSQAASGLGDGGGGGGGGGSSSNEHAAPAAKTRKQAAKKVAPLMAKAVRDYKRRFSRR